From the genome of Streptomyces sp. NBC_01341, one region includes:
- a CDS encoding PhzF family phenazine biosynthesis protein: MNDFDVPEGIDVLRVFCGPDGRHGNPLGVVRDGRGYPGDDTRQALARKLGFSETVFVDDPERGVVDIRTPGRRLPFAGHPLVGAAWLLDLEILEMPVGDVVARQDGEFTWITARPEWAPARTLEQYDSVAEVDALTGPPPGDGWLYVWAWEDEAAGRVRARAFPRRHDEGIDEDEATGAAAMLLSARLGRALNITQGRGSQILTAPAPDGMVEVGGRVILVAAS; this comes from the coding sequence GTGAACGACTTCGACGTACCCGAAGGCATCGACGTACTGCGCGTGTTCTGCGGCCCGGACGGCCGCCACGGCAACCCGCTCGGGGTCGTGCGGGACGGGCGCGGATATCCCGGCGACGATACGCGGCAGGCGCTCGCGCGGAAGCTGGGCTTCAGCGAGACCGTGTTCGTGGACGACCCCGAGCGCGGCGTCGTGGACATCCGCACGCCGGGCCGCCGGCTGCCGTTCGCCGGGCATCCGCTCGTGGGGGCGGCCTGGCTGCTGGACCTGGAGATCCTGGAGATGCCCGTCGGGGACGTGGTGGCACGTCAGGACGGCGAGTTCACCTGGATCACGGCCCGCCCGGAATGGGCGCCGGCCAGGACGCTCGAACAGTACGACTCGGTCGCGGAGGTCGACGCACTGACCGGGCCGCCGCCCGGCGACGGATGGCTCTATGTCTGGGCCTGGGAGGACGAGGCGGCCGGCCGGGTACGGGCCAGGGCCTTCCCCCGGCGCCATGACGAGGGGATCGACGAGGACGAGGCGACCGGTGCCGCCGCCATGCTGCTGAGCGCCCGGCTCGGCCGGGCGCTCAACATCACACAGGGGCGCGGCTCGCAGATCCTCACCGCGCCCGCGCCCGACGGCATGGTGGAAGTCGGGGGACGCGTCATCCTGGTGGCCGCGTCCTGA